The following coding sequences lie in one Oncorhynchus kisutch isolate 150728-3 linkage group LG17, Okis_V2, whole genome shotgun sequence genomic window:
- the ppp1r36 gene encoding protein phosphatase 1 regulatory subunit 36: MPKPQKETISIPPPGRWNWNDETQALEFTSFSTSVEVKEKRKKTKPVNFQDLASKRPERQTQSSAKRGGQSSRKTVGPAQLNAYKSSVKRGQRDYVTIEDVKQVALSLLQENDALPIPLCFLSVLKSRELDEFLAALLLYLSCYFERKSLEKKPKPLMAEQSITEKQVMAETLAKVELAQKQLAFCYSSLVLGLGLSQQHHMACGRSRVSLTYKDRQLYECLYSFFCYVAWVTFSRKDLRGIQEEVGRLLRSDTFNPALRTRIDATEDSLAQDSSTKEGQTEPKVHTQSHNAPEQRKSQRRPALSKMVTQRSPVMVSLLPYPREEAPHLFCRYRPRKQSQAKLCNPETLMEELKEQLASVSFGILGKPLSQFSCTTLMPQGANNEDEEEEEDDEEDDDDEDSGVHVQSSKNTFVAQRPVASAVDQRGSLSRANTVISRATTEGVSSDTE, from the exons ATGCCGAAACCACAAAAGGAAACG ATCAGCATACCTCCACCTGGGCGATGGAACTGGAATGATGAAACCCAAGCCCTCGAGTTCACCAG TTTTAGTACATCTGTGGAGGTCAAAGAAAAGAGAAAAAAGACTAAACCTGTCAATTTTCAAGATCTTGCCAGCAAGCGTCCAGAGAG GCAAACGCAGTCATCGGCCAAGAGGGGGGGACAAAGCAGCAGGAAGACTGTGGGTCCTGCTCAACTCAATGCCTACAAGTCCTCAGTAAAACGGGGTCAGAGGGACTATGTGACCATCGAGGATGTGAAAC AGGTGGCACTCAGTTTGCTGCAGGAGAATGATGCACTCCCCATTCCACTttgcttcctgtctgtgttgAA gagCAGAGAGCTGGATGAGTTCCTGGCTGCCCTCCTGCTCTACCTGTCCTGTTACTTTGAGAGGAAGTCTCTGGAGAAGAAGCCCAAGCCTCTCATGGC TGAGCAGAGTATCACAGAGAAGCAGGTGATGGCGGAGACCCTTGCTAAGGTGGAGCTGGCCCAGAAGCAGCTGGCCTTCTGCTACTCCAGTCTGGTCTTGGGCCTGGGCCTATCCCAGCAGCACCACATGGCCTGTGGCAG GAGCCGTGTGTCATTGACCTACAAAGACAGGCAGTTGTATGAG TGTCTGTACAGCTTCTTCTGCTACGTGGCGTGGGTGACGTTCAGTAGGAAGGACCTGAGGGGCATCCAGGAGGAGGTGGGGCGCCTGCTGCGCTCTGACACCTTCAACCCCGCCCTCAGGACCAGGATAGATGCCACAGAGGACAGCCTGGCCCAGGACTCCTCCACCAAAGAGGGACAGACTGAGCCCAAAGTGCACACACAGAGCCACAATGCCCCAGAACAAAG GaagtcccagcgtcgtccggccTTGAGTAAGATGGTGACCCAGCGCTCCCCggtcatggtgtccctgctgccATATCCGCGGGAGGAGGCTCCTCATCTGTTCTGCCGCTACAGACCCAGGAAGCAGAGCCAGGCCAAGCTGTGTAACCCAGAGACCCTGATGGAGGAGCTCAAAGAGCAGCTGGCCTCTGTCAG CTTTGGGATTCTGGGGAAGCCTCTGAGCCAGTTCAGCTGCACCACCCTTATGCCCCAGGGAGCCAACAacgaagacgaggaggaggaggaagatgacgaGGAGGATGACGATGATGAAGACTCCGGCGTCCATGTTCAAAGCAGTAAGAACACCTTCGTGGCTCAGAGACCTGTCGCATCAGCAGTGGACCAACGCGGCAGCCTCAGCCGCGCCAATACAGTCATCTCACGGGCCACCACAGAGGGAGTGTCCTCAGACACAGAGTGA